AATGCACGCCGCAAGCCTTCAAATACGCCGCGCTCATGTCCGTATGATGCCAACGCACCGCCGACCGTTGCTGGGCCGACAAATGCTCCAAACACGCTCGCCCCGCTGCTTCGTCGCGACCCTTGGACAGAGCCAGAATCTCCGGACGCTCCCCATTCGTCAGGTCTGTGAGAATGGTCGCATATCCCTTATGCCCCTTACGCAGGCTGATCTCATCCAGACCCAAACGCTCGATCTTCCGCTGGGGATCGATCTGCTTCGCCTTGGCGTCCTCTATCCGGTTCTTGACGATTCGTTCCACCGTCTCCGCGGCGATCCCCAAACGCACCGCCACGTCTTCGGCTGTGCTCCCGATCAGACTGACCAGCACCTGCTCCTCGAAGCGAAACGTATATTTCACATCCCGACGCTTGAACGGCGGCAACAGCGATTGACGGTGACCGCACGACGGGCAGCGGTGATACACCTCCTGGTACACGAAAAAGCTCGGCTTACCCCACAAATCCAGATCGCGGATGCTCAGAAACTTGTTCTTCTCCACCAATTGAAGCCGAGACTCTCGCTGGCATGTCTCGCAACAAAGATTGTCGGGCAACTCCCAACTCACGTGAAAGGCGTGGCCCCCGTCGATGCGTTCGTATTCGCCAACGCTCACTCCGGCAGGGACGTCCATGTCTATGGCAATGGTAGTCGTCGTCATCGGCTCTTCCGTGAACCAGGAAAAGGGTACTCTCAATTGCAATCTATCCCAAAATGACCGATTCGCCGAGAGTTGCGCCTAAAAACGGAAGAGCCCGAATCTTTCCCAAAATGCTGGGCAATGAGATTCTTGATCTGTCACCACCTAAGCGGTATGATCAAGCATCGTTTGAGACCCCGACAAAATCCTGGAAGCCTCGAAATTCGGTCATCTGATTGGTTCTGTGACTTGGTTTTTAAAGAAAAGGTAATCTTTCACTCTCCTGAACTGAGCTTCACGGGTAGAGCAGGTAGTTTCCCTGTAAGCGTGTAGGTGCGGAGGGCCGATTCGGTTTCCTTTAAAGGATCTTGCTCTCGTAACTTCAGGGTGCGATAAATGCTCATCAGAATGCTTCGCGTTTGAGCCCCCTGCTGGCTGTGACTGCCGAAACTGACTTTCCGCATCATCACGCCCGGTCGGATTTCTCTCTCCCCCTTATTGTTGCTCTTGGGCACTCCCTCTATTTCCAGAAACGTTAGCAGATCGTCGCCGTAATCGAACAAACGCTTGGCCAATCTCCGGGCGTGCCGGTTCGTCCACGGTCGCACCGCCAAATCGGTGATCCGCGTCTTAAGCCGCAGCAATCGGCTGTCGTAGCTCTCCTGTTGCAACTCTTCGATACCCGCCTCCAAACGCACGGCATCGGCGTAAATCCGCCACAGTTTCTTGCAGAATTCTGGCCAATCCTCGCCGCTTTCAGAGCCTTCATCGACCGCCGTCAGATCCCGCAACAAGTGAGGCCAACACTTCTGACGCTTCTGGGTCACGATGTCGTACGCTTTCCAGAAGTCGCTGACCAGAACGCCCTGGAAGGCTTCCGTGAAGAAGACCTTCAAGGCCTCGTGACCCCGCTTGGGGTGAATCCGATAATAGGTCGCATCGTCCCGCGCAAAACACCACAGCCAGGACGTCACTCCTTCGGTTCGCCAGCCGGTCTCATCGGCGTGCAGGACGCCGGCCAAAAGGCATTCGCGGTGAATCTGCTCGTACCAGGGTTCGAGTACCTCGGCCAGACGGTGCCAGATTTCGGTCAAGCCGCCCACGCTGAGTTTCATCTGAAGGTGGCCGTTGAAGACCTCCAGGATCTGACTCGTCGTGGTACCCAGTCCGTAGTGCAGCCAGGCCGACAGGACCGTAGTTCGATGGCCCAGCTGACAGCCTGGCAGAGCGTCGGGAACAACCGGTTCGACCTGCTTTTTGCACTTGGGACACCAGTCGCGATGAATCGTGTGTTCGGTCGTCTGAGCGTGCAAATCGTCGGGAATATCTTCGATGATCCTTAGGCGTTGGCGGTCGGTGCGTTGCAGAGCTCCCTGGCAGCAGGGACAGACCTCCAGTTGGTGGGTCTGGCGTTTATCGATGCGGGTGGGAATTGGGCGATAATGACCGTCGTGTCCAGGCTTGGGGCCGGCTTTTCCCTTCTTTTTCTTGGGATTCGCATTCGACTTTAAGTAGGGAGCGATGGATCCCGAGGGAGTGTTTGGCCCCAGAGGTATCGTGCCTGCAGCGACCGCGACGCTCAGCTGAAGTAACAGAAACTGCAATTCCAGGGGATCTCGATGAACGAACTCCCGAGCTTGTTCCGAAGTCAGCTTTCCGCTTCGGAACGACGCCAGGAAAGTGGGATCGAGAACGGGAGTTTCCGTTGATGTTGGAATCGCAGAAGCCATGACGGAGTGATAGCAAATTGCAACCCCTCGCGCAAGACCAGTTCAACAGAGTGAAAGGTTTCAAGAAAAGGTTCCAGACAAATCGAATCATGACGAGCAACTCAAAACCTATGTCGATTCTGAAGCACCTTATCCAAATAGATGAATATCGTGTACACTTGTCGTTTCAGTTTCCCAACGGAATCCAAGTTCGAAAAGCAGCCGATGCACCATCTTCTGAACAAGACTGGAAACCTCTCACTCAACTCAACTTCTTTACCTCCAACTTCCCCGAACGCAACCCGTTCAACATTCCTGGGCCATTTTACGGAGCCGATACGGACACCTGCGAGACGGGGACTGCGGAAGCGCCCCACAATGTTCTGTTGGACCGGTCGAGCCAGGAATTCGTCTTCGCACAACCCCGATGCGAGGATGAACTGCGGGACATTATCAGCGCTGCGGACTGCGAGTGTTTCGTCGGATACGGGGCGGACGGCAACGACCATTGGACTCTGGCATTGATCCGGGAGTGGTGGCAATCACGAGCCTATCTGCTCGACCTTTCGTCGCACGTCATGGGTCTGCCAGAAAGTAAACGCCGGTGGGAGCGGATTCTGTCGGGGGAGGGTGAGGCGTACCTCCGCTTGTATGCGTTCTTCATAGAAAACCGGCGTCTTCCCTCCGAGAAAGATAGATTGCCGGAAATTGGATAGTAGCAATGACTAACGGCTTTTTTTGCGGCAAATGTGGTCAATTCCACGCCGAGCTTCCGATGGATTTCGGGGCCGACGCACCAGCGCCATTTTACTCGATTCCGCAAGCGGAACAGGACGCTCGGTGCGAATTGACCTCCGATCTGTGCATGATTGACCAGAAAGAGTTCTACGTTCGAGGATGTTTGGAGATTCCGGTGATAGACGGACCACGGCCTTTCGTTTGGGGTGTTTGGACTTCCCTAAGCAAACACAATATCAAACGCATGGCCGAGCTATGGGAATCGCCAGGGCGAGAAAGCGAGCCACTGTCTTTCGGCTGGTTGTGTACATCACTTCCGCTTTACCCGGAGACTTTGCTCTTGAAAACGAATGTGCGTACCCGTCCGGTTGGATATCGCCCTTTGGTGGAATTAGAACCGACCGATCATCCATTGGCGATTGAGCAGCGAAACGGGATTACAATGAAGCGTGTTCGAGAACTTGCTGAAGCCTTGCTACTCTCTGACGAATCGATGAGAATATTCAAAACTGTAAGCGATAAAGTAAATTGTCAGAAGTTTGCATGAAGGATTTTCACTGGATGAGATTTGAAATTTCTAGAAACGATCAACTTGTGTCATTTTTTGTTCTGATGTTTATCGCTTACGGAACAGCTTATGTTTGCAATATTCGTCCCAGCATTCCTCCTGTTTCAGCAATTATTTTCAAGGTGTCTTTCGGCACAAGGAAAAGTAATAGTTACCTCGTTCTTCAGAAAATCGTCTTGTTTCTTCTGGGATTTTCCTTCGGTATGCTTTTGGAGATCGTTTCATCCAGGATTTTGTCCTGAACCGCTCATCGAATGTGAAGGTAAGGAACTGCATTGATGGAGTAGTCTGATGGAGTAAGAAATATTGAGAGATAAAGGGATAAAGAGAACTTACATGAACGAACCTGAATTCATCAACCCCAACAAGCTCCGACCGGGACCGATTCGAAATGAGTCGTTGCCTCCAAATCTGCTCAACAAGATCAAGGCTGTTTTCGACATAATCGGACCGTATCTCGGCATGACTCTGGAGCAGTTTGAGATCGGGTTCATGAGGGACCTTAATCCGGAGAGTGAAGTTGCTCTGTGGTGCAACATCACGATGGCGTGGCTGGCGTATCACGAAGCTCATCTAGCAAATAAGACGCTGTCGGATGAAGAGGAAGGAAAGTTGTTGGGCGCTTTGATTGCAATCTCTACAGGGATCGAAGATGTGACGAGGCTCAACGTGCCGGAGGAAGTCGGACGCAGACTGATTCGGTGCTACGACAATCCGGCAGGGGGCTGAGACGTAACCATGACAATCCTCTTCCTGCACGGCTGGCACTCGGTCCCAGGCGGCGTCAAGCCGACCTACCTGAAGGACTACGGCCACGAAGTCCTGAATCCCGCCTTGGATGGCGACAACTTCACCCAGGCCATCAAAACCGCCCAGGCTGAGTTCGATCAGCATCACCCCCAGGTCGTCGTCGGAAATTCCCGTGGTGGGGCCGTGGCGATGAACATCAATAGTGGTTCGGCCTTGGGGCCGCACATGCCACCACGGAAGAAATCAAAGCCCGTGTCCTAACAGCTTGGCCATGACGCCAAAGCAGTTTTAAAATGCAGATTGGGAGAGTCAGAGAGGCGGAGCCTCAAGTGAGTTATTCGGACGTGTCCGAACTCACCAGAGTTGAGGTCTGCAATTTGCGGAATGTGTTGAATCACTTGCGCCGCAGGATAACGGAATACTGCGACGAACCGGATTAGACGTTCTCCCTCTTCAAGTGTTGATCGTCAACGGCAAAAGCAAAGTTCCTGGGCCAGGGGCATCGCCCTTTATTTGTGAGCCGTTCGTCAAGGAGGGCGAGAAGTACAGCAACCTGACCCTTGCCGAGCAACGAAAAGTGATGCGGAGCGGGTATGAGACCATCGTTGCCTTCAAGACCTGGAAAAAAGTTGAAGCCGATCTTGGCAAGAGGTTGTGAGCGTCGGTGATGCCCACATTTCAGCGAAACGGAATGCTGCTCTGCTCCGTTGAATTCAAGTCGAAAGAAGAAATCTCGGACCTTACGCAGACCAAGGACATGAAAATGAACATCGAAATCGTTGAGGAACCGATCCGATTCCACCTGCACGGCATTGGTAGCGTCGTCGAGAACGAACGATTCGGCGAGGTTGGCTTTCGCCTCATGAACGAAATGTGGCAAGTGGTCAAGAAGGCGACGATTGCGACGACCGGCATCAACCATTGGGTTTATATGCCTGACCACAGGATGTTCGTCGGCGTTGAACTTCGCAGCCCACAGCAACCTTCGACTCCCGATCTGCTTGAGCCGCTTGAGTTCGAGTTGCAAAGATACCTGAAGCACGTCCATGTTGGCCCGTATCAAGCATTGCCTCAAAAGTGGAAGGACTTGAAGGCCGAGCTTGCTGCTCGTGGCGAGACCATCGGCTCTCCTTCGCTGGAGATTTACGGGCATCATTGCGACGACCCATCGAAATTGGAGACAACGATCTTGATAAGCCTCCAAACGAAATCGAAAATCACCCCTTGAATACACGTCTAGTCTCGACGCCGAGTTCTGAAGGATCGCCAAAAAAAATCACTCTGATCCCTTGACAAAAACAGACAGGTCTGTATACTTCAGGCATGGAACGAACGAAACCCAGTTCTGAAACCCGCCAGAGAATCCTGGAAACTGCCGACCGGCTGTTCTACCAGGACGGTATTCGGATGGTCGGCATCGACCGGATCATCGCCGATGCGGAAGTCGCCAAGATGAGCCTCTACAAGCACTTCCCGTCCAAAGACGACCTGATTCTGGCTGTTTTGAAGTATCGGGAAGAGAAGATTTTGGAGTTCTTCACGGCTGCGATGGAACGGCACGGTAAGCGGACGAAAGACAAGCTGCGGGCCTTTTTCGCCGCCCTCAAGGACTTTTTCGAGAGTCCCGGTTTCCGTGGATGTGCATTTCAGAACGCCGCCGTGGAACTGGCCGACCCTGCACATGCAGGAACGAAGTTCGTGAAGGATCACAAGCGCCGGTTCCAGGAGTTTCTGGCCGGTTTGGTCGAGGAATCGGTCGGCAAGGGGGCGGCGAAGGTTGCCCTCGCCGTGGGTTTACTCGTGGAAGGGGCAATCGTGACAGCAGTGATTCAGGGTTCGCCTGACGCCGTGGACGTGGCCCGTGACGCCGCCTTGAAAATGGTGGAGGAAGCGAACGGCGTGTAACCCATCTCTTTTTTTGTGTAAGATATATACAGACCTGTCTGTATAGTTGAGGACGTGAGTAGGAATGCGATGTGAAGAGACGGTTCTTGTCGGATCGTCGGGTCGCTGTCAGTGGCTTGAGTAGGGGAAATTTCAAATGAAAAGCAAGAAAATCTTTTTGTACGGCGAACTGCAAATGACGGTTCCCTTCAGCGACGTTGACTGGCAGTCCATCAACGCCCAACTGAAGAAGGTCCCAGGACTCGTTCGCAAGACTTGGCTCTATGGCATTCATGGGGGATCGGTGGGGGGATTCTACGAATTTGACTCCGAGGAACACGCTCGGCAATTCGCCATCGGACCCTATGCCCAGGAAGCTGCAAGCCTGGGGGCGAGCTTGACTGTGAGGCTTTTCGATGGCGAAGTCACGGAAAACGCAAGCCGTGACATGAAGTCGCCGCACTACATCTAACTCTATTTTGAGAACAACAATACAGACCTATCTGTATTGTCTGTGGGAGTTAGCAGGCTTCGAACTGAAGAGACGAGCTACTTAACGAACTTTCTCAACGACTTGGCCGACATGACACTCGACTTTCAGAAGGCCGCGCTGGTTGAAACCTGCTCGGTTGGCGGTGGGTGTAAGTAACAAGAATCAACGTCGATCAGGGGCCAGTGGAATTCTCGCTAGCCCCTAGAACCAGAAACCAGGAGCCAGCCATGAGACAGTTCCCCAGCGACGTTGCCTTTACCCCCGCCGTGAAAGGCATCCAACAGGCCAAGGGATCACGAGCAAGCTACGCCAGGGTCGAACAAGGCCGGGGCTGGCAAACTCGTGTGACGCCGGACCTCGCTGGGTTTCTGTCGGGGCTGGATATGTTCTATCTCGGGACAGCGAACGCCGAAGGTCAACCGTACATCCAGTACCGTGGCGGCAGTCCTGGCTTCTTGAAAGTGCTGGACGAGAAGACGCTCGCCTTCGCCGACTTCGGGGGCAACCGGCAATACATCACGCTGGGCAACCTCTCCGAGAACCCGCAAGCGTTCATCTTCCTGATGGACTACGCCAACTCTCAGCGGGTCAAGATCTGGGGGACTGCCAAGGTCATTGAGGATGATGCTGATTTGCTCGACCAACTTCGTGACCCGGACTATCCGGGCAAGGTCGAACGGGCCATCGTCTTGACCGTCGAAGCCTGGGACATCAACTGTCCTCAACACATTCACAAGCGAATTCCTCTGCGGCAGATCACGCCGCTGATTGAAGAACTACAAGGCCGTATTGCCGACTTAGAAGCACAACTCGCCGAAGCGCTGGCCAAAAGCGGTTCGGAATCTTGACCGACTTACCGACCGACTTCGTTCGACTGGTCGCCGAGGGACGACCGGATCGACAAGAACTTCCCTCGCAAGGAGAATGACCATGTTTCGACGCATCACACTATCCGCACTGCTCACTCTTGCCGTTTTTGGATCAACCTTCATGCCAGTTCAAGCCGGTGAAGCGAGGGCGGAAACCCCGAAGGTGGCGCACCGCACCGTCAAGATCGATGGCCTCGACATCTTCTATCGGGAGGCGGGACCGAAGGACGCACCCACGATTCTGCTCCTTCATGGCTTCCCAACTTCCTCGCATATGTTCCGCAACTTGATCCCGGCGTTGGCTGACAAGTACCACGTCGTCGCCCCCGATTATCCCGGCTTCGGCCAGAGTTCCGCCCCGCCTGTGGACAAGTTCACCTACACCTTCGACAAACTGGCCGAAGTCGTGGAGAAGTTCACCGAAAGGATCGGTCTGACGAAATACACTCTTTACGTCCAGGACTACGGTGCGCCAGTCGGCTATCGACTCGCCGTCAAGCACCCGGAGCGTGTGACAGGACTTGTCGTACAAAACGGCAACGCCTACGAGGAAGGGCTGGATAACGATTTCTGGAAGCCGCTGAAAGCGTACTGGAAGGACCGTACGGAGGAGAATGCGAAGCCGCTCCGTGGTTTTCTGACGCTCGCAGGGACCAAGTGGCAATACACCGATGGGGTCCGCAACGTCGAAGCCATCAGCCCGGACACCTGGACCATCGACCAGACGCTCCTCGACCGTCCCGGCAATCAGGAAATCCAGTTGGCCCTGTTCTACGATTACCGAACCAACTTACCGCTTTACCCGGCATGGCAGGCTTACTTCCGCAAGCATCAGCCACCGACGTTGATCGTGTGGGGCAAGAACGACAAGATTTTCCCCGCCGAGGGAGCGCAGCCCTACAAGCGGGACTTGAAAAACATCGAGTTCCACCTGCTTGATACCGGCCACTTCGCCCTGGAAGAGGACGGCCAGCAGATCGCCAGCCTGATGCGGGAGTTCCTGCAAAAAAACGTCAAGAAATAGGACGTTAACCACCTTCGTTCAATCTCAATAAAGCGCCCTAAACCCTCAACATTCGGAGAGGCGAAGCGGCTGATCGTGCGAGGGTGGATTCCGGCGTTCGCCTAACCAGGATGGAAGATTACATCGCCTCACTCAACGACACGAGCTTCACCCGTGTCGAAAGGGCGTGCAGGGCGATCTGATGGAGGATTTCACTGACCGTCGGCAGACCGTGGTCCCACCAAGTCCCAGCGGTTGCCGTACAGGTCGAGGAAAACGGCGACGGTCCCGTACTCCTCGACTCTCGGCTCCTCGGCGAACTGGACGCCCCGGCCTCTCATCTCGTGGTAGTCCCGCCAGAAATCGTCGGTATGAAGGAACAGGAACACCCGCCCGCCTGTCTGGTCGCCCACTCGTGCCGATTGTTCCGGGGTCGCCGCTTTCGCCAACAGCAGTGCCGTGCCGCCTCCACACGGGCGTACGGTCACCCAGCGCTTGCCGCTCGGAAGTGGGGTGTCCTCGACCGTGAACCGCAAGACCTGGGTGAAGAAGTGAATCGCCTCGTCGTAGTCACGCACGACCAGGGCGACGGCGGCAATTAAGTTCGACATGATTCAATCCTCTAATTCCTACACAGCTTTGCCGTATCACTTCCCCGCCCGCTTAACCTTGATCGACTCGACCTCCATCTTGAACGCCCCGGCCTTCTTGTCACTCAACATGAAGCTCAGGGCATTGACCTCTTCGGGCTTCACTGGCCCGGCGTCTTTGAACACTCGTCCAAACGATGTAGCCTCGAACTTGTCGAGCGGGACTCTGACCTCGATCCATTCGTCCTTCTTGGTCTGGACAGTGGCACGATACGAGAAACCATTGCTGTTCACGTTCCATTCTCATCACTCTCAGTATCCAACGTTGAATCGAAAGTTGATTGCTTTTCTTTGATCGTAAATATCAAAACCAATAGTAGAAGCGGTGACGACATTCCAAGCAACACCAAAATCCTCTTATTCTGGCAAATGATCGATATTGCTACCAGAATTAAGTAAATAAATAACGTTACTCTAACGATAATGCTACATTTAAAATAAAAGTACCCAAATAGGAAGCCAATCAAGGACCAGAAATATGTCACATTCTCGTCAGGAAAATTACCCAACCCTATAGCATATAGTGTCAACATGATAGAGCAGCAGATACCAAAAAGCACATGTTTCATTATTTCTCGCTATGATATTTCGTTATTATTAATCTATACGAATAAGCTTACAAAGCAATTCAGGCTTGGATTCAAGATGGAATCGGACAGTTTTAGTATCTCCGGCAAGTATCTGAAGTTCTTCTGAATATAAAATAAGGACATCCGAAGGAATCTCATCAATACTGATTAACACCATGTACTCAGCATCACGCACGAAATATTCAACCTTGTCCGATATTTTATCAAGGATAGACAATATTAACAAAATTTGATTTCGTCATTCCCTTGAGGATACATTTTCAGTGTCAATCGACAAAATGCCATCGAATTTGCCTAGTTTCTTATCGGATGGATCACTGATTTTGTCGAAGTTTGGAACCTCAACTTCCCAACTCTCCGACACGCTAGTTGGATTTATACCAATATTTTTGTCAAGTTGTTAAGCACAAGATTTGGTGACGCAATGAACAAAGATACATTTATTTGTGATCGCGGGATTCCACTTCAAGATTTTTGCTTTCAACACTCAGGAAAGCTGTGCCTTCACCCAAACAAAGTTGGCATTGCTCAAGATTTGTTCACCGTTCCAGCGATAAGCACAAAGGTACCCACCCTTAGCAACGCTGAAATCCACGCACGCCACATTCGTAGCCAAAATCTGAGGTTGATTTGCAGACAGCCAGTAATGACCGACGAAAACGGGTTTGTCGGTTTCTGGATACGGTTCGGCAGAGGAAATCACTCCTTGATCAAGTTCCAGGTCGCACTCGATCTCATCGGACTGAAAGGCGTAGGTCCGGTAGGTATGCCCGCTTGGGGCCAAGTACCAACGGGTGCGAATCTCGGTGCGAACGTGACCGTCCTTGTCCTGGAAGGAAGCTCCTTCCGGCAGTTTGCCTTCTTTACCCTTGAGAATCACCTCAACCGGGCCGAAAAGGGCGTTGCCTTTCTTGCAGGCCGAATGCAACAGTTCGGTAGTGATGCCACCTTGTTGCTCAAGGTCAGCGGCGATTTGGGACATCGATTTTTCGTCCCAGCAGGCATGAACTGCACGCAACCCCTCAAGATCAAACCACATGGGGAGGGTTCGGAACCAATCTAGATAAAACTTCAGTTCGTCGGGCTTCAACTGTTCGAGGGTCGCCCGATGCTGTTTTTGGTTTTTGGGACTGTGTCGGCGAAGGAATTGTCCTGGCACTTCCGAGTCTTCGGTGTGGTAAGCGAGAGCGTTCAGTTCGTGATTGCCCATGACGCCTAGTGTAGTGTCTCAGAAATAGCGTTAGTTTTAGCTCCTTTTTGCGGTTTACTCTATAGAGAAGGAGAAAACCCATGAAAGTCGCGCTGCCAATCTTACTTTCTGACGAGGAACGACAAACGTTGACTTCTTGGTCTCGGGGACGAAGTACTCCCGCTCGGCTGGTCCTTCGGGCGAAGATCATACTCGCGGCGGCCGCGGGTGTATTGAACAAGGACATTGCTGAGGAATGCGGCACTTCGAAGCCCACGGTGGCGCGCTGGCGGACCCGATTTGCGAAGCTGCGTTTGGCGGGTATCGAACGGGATGCTTCGCGGCCGGGTCGAACGCCAGCGATCAGCGGGAAAGTCGTCGAAGAAATTCTCCGAAAGACCACTCAGGAGAAACCATCCGGTGCGACTCATTGGAGCACACGAACGATGGCCCAAGAGGTAGGAGTGAGCAAAGCCACCGTGCAGCGGGTCTGGTCGTCCCACGGTCTGAAGCCTCATTTGCATAAGACCTTCAAGGTATCGAATGATCCTCAATTCGCTGAGAAACTGTGGGATGTAGTGGGCTTGTACTTGAACCCTCCCGAGCACGCCCTGGTGCTCAGTTGCGATGAGAAGAGTCAGATACAAGCCCTTGATCGCACGCAAAAAAGCTTGCCGATGGTACCCGGCCGTTGCGGCACTCTGACTCACGATTACATGCGTCATGGCACCACCACTCTGTTCGCGGCCCTGAACGTGGCCGAGGGAGTAGTAATTGGCGAATGCATGCCGCGACATCGACACCAGGAATGGATCAAGTTTCTCAAACGGATCGATGCCGCCACCGATCCGGCCTTGGACTTGCATTTGATCGTGGACAACTACGCTACGCACAAGCATCCCAAGGTTCGGCGTTGGTTGGCCCGACATCCTCGATTCCACATGCATTTCACCCCCACGAGCAGTTCCTGGATGAATCTGGTGGAACGGTGGTTTCGCGACTTGACGGACAAACGACTGCGTCGAGGGACATTTCGAAGCGTGCCGCAATTAATCCAGGCGATTGAAGACTACATCGATCATCACAACAACACGGGAAAAGGATTCCAATGGACCGCCAAAGCCGAGGCTATTCTGGATAAAGTCCGCCGGGCGAGGGCTACCCTGGATAAAACACATTCTGTGTGAGACACTACACTAGCAAAGCCCGCAAGTATGCAGTTCACAGCACGGGTACGTTAATCAGCTTCTTTGCCCAATTTCGTTTTCGTCTGAAAGTTGACCATTCGTTAAAAAGCAATTATTTTTTTTTATATATTTTTAGTTCGTTGAATTTGTTTGCAATTGCTAATATTTTTAAATCATTACTGCATGCAAATGAAAAAATTGATAAATACAGTTCTTTTTTATTAACAAAATCCATTTTACCATCGGCCAAATTATGCATGGTCATAAACCCGCCTTCCCAGGCAACAACCAAAATGTTATTTATAAGTTTGGCGTCTATAACTGGCTCCATTGGCAAATCATATACTTTTTTGTCTTTGTTATTTCCAAGTTCGGTATCTATTATGCTGCCGTGCCCTGACAGTGAGAGCATTTTCGCTGCTGAGTCGTGCAAAATAATTTTATTTACTTTGCCAGTGTGTATTCCGTATTCTTGAGTAGATTTATTTTTGTTGAAATCATATTTGTATATCATTGCGTCAGCAGTACCGAAGTACATTATCTCATGTTTAGTATCAACATCAATTGATAAAATTGCGTACTTTTGATTGGAATGATACGTTTTTTTAATTCGTTTCAGTCTTACGTCAATGTCAAATATTCTACCATCAGTGCCGGCAGCAATAATTCTTGATTCATTTTGTGAAATCCATATTCTCGAAATTCGCTGTTTGCAATTAACTATTTCTTCTATCTGAAAGTCGTTGCTTTTATTTATCTTAAATATTAATCCGCTGTTCGTTGAAAAAAAACAAGAATCAGTTTCAGCCCCATACGCAAGCTGGTTTATATGATCATCTATTTTTTTGAAGAATTCAAGATTTTCGCCTTTCCGCAATCGATATAAGTTCGTGTCGCCTTTTGAAGTTAATGAGGCCACAAGAAGAGTATCATCCTTTAAAAAGAGGAGTTTAGTATCTACCGAACTATTCGGGATACGATAAACTTTATCGGCTAAAAAGAAGGGCTTCTCAGGCCATGTGCTTGAAAATATCACAAGTGATATGCATATATTAAACATTTTTCTCGCACCCATAATTCAAAGTAAAGCTTATTGCTCACGTAAGATTTAATCTTAAAGGATCTGGAAAAGCCACAGTTTTTCCAAGTAATTTTGCGCTGCAAATGACTATCGAGAACATTCTTATACGTAAAAAAGGGGCTCTTCCGTTTCTAGGTGTAGCATCCAGAGAAATGCTTCTGTATCTGGTTGACGAAGCCGCGAATCTCCGGAATGGTCGGCCCTAATTTTTTCGCAGCCCAATTCACGTCCAGGAGTATTCTCGTCCAGAGCGTAGTTAGACTCTGAATTCCATAACTCCGACGTAGCACTACCCGAATCTTGGTATTGAGTCCTTCCACCGGGCCGCTGCTTTTGCGTTCCTCGAAGTAGGCTAAGATCCCCTCCCAGTTATTCTTGAGCATCGTGATGAACGGCTCCCAATCCATCTCGGTCTCGCGGGCCTGGACGATCCAATCTTCCAACAGTCGCGAGGCTTCGGCTCGGTTCGGGGCACTATCGAAGATCTTGGTCGCCTCCCAACGCAGATGGTAGATCGTTCCCAACGAAGGCACCTTCTC
The genomic region above belongs to Telmatocola sphagniphila and contains:
- a CDS encoding transposase, which encodes MSGEARKKLRSQMHDFRRRPEDLNPEQVQALEDLFEKVPSLGTIYHLRWEATKIFDSAPNRAEASRLLEDWIVQARETEMDWEPFITMLKNNWEGILAYFEERKSSGPVEGLNTKIRVVLRRSYGIQSLTTLWTRILLDVNWAAKKLGPTIPEIRGFVNQIQKHFSGCYT